In the Leptolyngbya sp. SIO1E4 genome, one interval contains:
- a CDS encoding tocopherol cyclase family protein has protein sequence MPDLFWTPHSGYHWDRTKRRFFEGWYFRLTLPESGESFAFMYSIDDPAGQSALSSGAAQILGPGKQYLYRVFPAVNQFWAWSHRLGLGHWGTAVEPLARYLSPDRFFERVHQGYQATATRHQGCVQDAATGAIARWDYAVEPVYGWGAPASPPLPTAGWLSYLPIFEPGWQVLMAHGLATGWAEWQDQRYEFAQAPTYAEKNWGGAFPERWFWVQCNGFTQEPDLTITAVGGRRQALSQSETVGLIGLHFQGQFIALISLNADMTWQVEPWGTWHVSAQDHRYRIILQGKTDEKPVPVRVPTFNGLKFECWDTTQGHLQIQVWQRSPSRPETLVLEATSNLAGLEVGGSGWHQPWQFP, from the coding sequence ATGCCTGATTTGTTTTGGACGCCCCACAGCGGCTACCACTGGGATCGGACAAAGCGGCGCTTTTTTGAGGGGTGGTATTTTCGGCTAACGCTGCCCGAGAGCGGCGAAAGTTTTGCCTTCATGTACTCTATTGATGATCCGGCAGGCCAGTCTGCCCTTAGCAGCGGCGCGGCTCAGATTCTCGGCCCCGGGAAGCAGTATCTATACCGGGTTTTCCCAGCCGTGAATCAGTTCTGGGCCTGGTCTCACCGTTTGGGGCTGGGGCATTGGGGAACCGCTGTCGAACCACTGGCTCGATACCTGTCGCCTGACCGCTTTTTTGAAAGGGTTCATCAGGGGTATCAAGCCACAGCAACCCGGCATCAGGGCTGTGTGCAAGATGCAGCAACAGGGGCCATCGCCCGCTGGGACTATGCTGTTGAGCCCGTGTATGGCTGGGGCGCGCCTGCCTCTCCGCCATTACCCACGGCTGGCTGGCTATCTTACCTGCCCATTTTTGAACCAGGTTGGCAAGTCCTGATGGCCCATGGTCTTGCAACGGGATGGGCCGAATGGCAAGACCAGCGCTATGAATTTGCCCAAGCCCCCACCTATGCAGAGAAGAATTGGGGTGGCGCGTTTCCAGAACGCTGGTTTTGGGTGCAGTGTAATGGATTTACCCAGGAGCCAGACCTAACAATCACCGCCGTGGGTGGACGACGTCAGGCCCTAAGTCAATCCGAAACGGTCGGGCTCATCGGCCTCCACTTTCAAGGGCAATTTATAGCGCTTATTTCCCTGAACGCAGATATGACCTGGCAAGTTGAACCCTGGGGAACCTGGCACGTGTCAGCGCAAGATCACCGCTACCGAATAATCCTGCAGGGCAAAACAGATGAGAAGCCGGTACCCGTAAGAGTACCGACTTTCAACGGTCTAAAATTCGAGTGCTGGGATACGACTCAAGGACACTTGCAGATACAAGTGTGGCAGCGATCGCCTTCTCGCCCAGAGACCCTAGTGCTAGAAGCAACCAGTAATCTTGCAGGGCTTGAAGTGGGTGGCTCAGGCTGGCATCAACCCTGGCAATTCCCCTAA
- a CDS encoding ferredoxin — protein sequence MSQLFDEASEEANAVSQASPTGLEPELGGDLRGAADRTGYEPELGGVLRQKGVYVDELTCIGCKHCAHVARNTFYIEPDYGRARAIRQDGDVEPVIQEAIDTCPVDCIHWVDYTELKRLEEERKHQVIPIAGFPVDKGMSRVAQRKRMRRRTGSTPKPQPGFGDY from the coding sequence ATGTCCCAGTTATTTGATGAGGCTTCTGAAGAAGCAAATGCTGTTTCGCAGGCCTCTCCTACAGGGCTAGAGCCCGAGCTTGGGGGTGATTTAAGAGGTGCAGCAGACCGCACCGGATATGAGCCCGAGCTAGGAGGGGTTTTGCGCCAGAAGGGCGTTTATGTGGATGAGCTTACCTGCATTGGCTGTAAGCACTGTGCCCATGTTGCCCGCAATACTTTTTATATCGAGCCTGATTATGGCAGAGCCCGAGCCATTCGCCAGGATGGTGACGTTGAGCCTGTGATTCAGGAGGCGATCGATACCTGTCCGGTAGATTGTATTCACTGGGTTGATTACACCGAGCTGAAGCGCCTGGAGGAGGAGCGTAAGCATCAGGTTATTCCTATTGCTGGGTTTCCTGTGGACAAGGGGATGTCAAGAGTTGCCCAGCGAAAGCGCATGAGGCGGCGCACTGGTTCTACTCCCAAACCTCAGCCTGGCTTTGGCGATTATTAA
- a CDS encoding DUF1257 domain-containing protein: protein MSHFSQIRTKIRNLSSLEAALTDVGVDWKPGSSVVRGYQGQEETAAIVVEQPNGYDIGFKLNPETKEYELIADLQYWQQPLSVDGFLNQVSQRYAFHAVVEATAQAGFQVSEQQASEDGSIRLVVQRWA from the coding sequence ATGTCACACTTTAGCCAAATTCGGACTAAAATTCGTAACCTTTCCTCCCTTGAGGCTGCTCTGACTGATGTGGGCGTTGATTGGAAGCCGGGATCTTCTGTTGTTCGCGGTTACCAAGGTCAAGAAGAAACGGCTGCAATAGTGGTTGAGCAGCCTAATGGTTACGACATTGGTTTTAAGCTGAATCCTGAAACGAAGGAGTATGAGCTGATTGCTGATTTACAGTATTGGCAGCAGCCCCTCTCCGTGGATGGATTCCTGAATCAGGTCAGCCAGCGGTATGCGTTTCATGCTGTCGTGGAAGCAACTGCACAAGCAGGGTTTCAAGTTTCCGAGCAGCAAGCTTCTGAAGACGGTTCAATCCGTTTGGTTGTGCAACGTTGGGCCTAG
- a CDS encoding DUF2997 domain-containing protein, which yields METLEFIIYPDGRVKEMVTGVVGRSCEEVTRRIEEQLGNVVNRETTSEFYQQSVQQTATTETQTNVSYGDWG from the coding sequence ATGGAAACTTTAGAGTTCATCATTTATCCCGACGGTCGCGTTAAGGAGATGGTGACGGGCGTTGTGGGTCGCTCTTGTGAGGAAGTTACTCGCAGAATTGAAGAGCAACTTGGCAATGTGGTCAATCGTGAGACTACGTCTGAGTTTTACCAACAATCTGTGCAGCAGACTGCTACGACAGAGACGCAAACTAATGTTTCTTATGGCGATTGGGGTTAG
- a CDS encoding saccharopine dehydrogenase-like oxidoreductase, whose amino-acid sequence MDSQYNRQPGIAVGVLGFGGLGQAAARVLAPKSEMSLVAAADKQGYVYSPEGLNTAACVAAYRDRGSVGYVEPGGVLSQQSLQDVITSAPSVQGYFLALPNLPNTFMASVVQQFVTSGWQGVLVDALKRTSAMEQIWALRDELKQAGITYMTGCGATPGLLTAAAAIAAQSYAEIHSVKITFGVGIANWEAYRATIREDIAHMPGYDVATAQAMTDSEVEALLDRTQGVLALEGMEHADDFMLELAGICDRDRVTVGGVVDTRNPKKPLSTNVQVTGRTFEGKTSTHTFTLGDETSMAANVCGPAFGYLKAGIALHNRGQHGLYTAAEVMPHFVR is encoded by the coding sequence ATGGATTCTCAATACAATCGTCAACCAGGCATTGCTGTAGGGGTTCTGGGCTTTGGAGGACTGGGGCAAGCCGCCGCTCGCGTTTTGGCGCCTAAATCTGAAATGTCTTTAGTTGCAGCAGCCGATAAACAGGGGTATGTGTACAGCCCTGAAGGGCTGAATACGGCAGCTTGTGTAGCCGCCTACCGCGATCGCGGATCCGTTGGATATGTCGAGCCCGGCGGCGTTTTGAGTCAGCAAAGTCTTCAGGATGTCATCACATCCGCCCCATCGGTGCAGGGGTATTTTCTGGCGTTACCCAACTTACCCAACACCTTTATGGCATCGGTGGTGCAGCAGTTTGTAACCTCAGGCTGGCAAGGGGTGCTTGTAGATGCCCTGAAGCGAACCAGCGCGATGGAGCAAATTTGGGCGCTGCGGGACGAGCTGAAGCAGGCTGGCATCACTTACATGACTGGCTGTGGTGCCACACCAGGGTTGTTGACGGCAGCCGCAGCGATCGCCGCCCAAAGCTATGCCGAAATCCACAGCGTCAAAATCACCTTTGGCGTCGGTATCGCTAACTGGGAAGCCTATCGCGCCACTATTCGCGAAGACATTGCCCACATGCCTGGTTATGACGTCGCCACCGCCCAGGCCATGACTGACTCAGAAGTTGAGGCCCTCTTAGACCGTACCCAGGGCGTGCTGGCCTTAGAGGGCATGGAACATGCAGACGACTTTATGTTGGAACTGGCCGGGATTTGTGATCGCGATCGGGTCACCGTAGGTGGCGTCGTCGATACCCGCAACCCGAAAAAGCCGCTGAGCACGAACGTGCAGGTAACTGGGCGCACCTTTGAAGGCAAAACCTCTACCCACACCTTCACACTGGGGGATGAAACCAGCATGGCCGCCAATGTGTGTGGCCCAGCATTCGGCTATCTCAAAGCTGGGATTGCGCTCCACAACCGAGGGCAGCACGGCCTCTACACCGCCGCTGAAGTGATGCCTCACTTTGTACGGTAG
- a CDS encoding class I SAM-dependent methyltransferase, whose amino-acid sequence MKNLNQILQSECYGKDLEHRKHWYSPAADAYYQARPRYPQKLIDQVLEITQLSPSSSLLEIGCGPAIATPMFARLGCRMICLEPNPAFYQLAQQVCDPYPHVAISNCAFEEWISDGQKFDAVLAASSFHWIPPEIGYPKASAVLPPEGYLILLWNKELQPQYEVYQQLSEVYKTQVPFLNRAYEDSATQAAILDELGQRAVESGQFKNLVSGCLEVEVNYSIDQYLLLLNSYSPHLKLEPQQRQQLCNGLRQVLEQNGDSIQLTYVSAFHIAQPN is encoded by the coding sequence ATGAAAAATCTGAATCAAATTCTCCAGAGTGAATGCTACGGCAAAGATCTAGAACATCGAAAACATTGGTATTCACCTGCTGCCGATGCCTACTACCAGGCTCGGCCCCGTTACCCTCAGAAATTGATTGATCAGGTTCTGGAAATTACACAACTCTCGCCTAGTTCCAGCCTCTTAGAAATTGGCTGTGGACCTGCGATCGCAACCCCGATGTTTGCTCGCTTAGGCTGTCGAATGATTTGTTTAGAACCGAATCCTGCTTTCTATCAATTAGCACAACAAGTCTGTGACCCTTATCCCCATGTGGCGATCTCTAATTGTGCGTTTGAAGAATGGATATCAGACGGCCAAAAATTTGATGCGGTGCTGGCGGCAAGCTCATTTCACTGGATTCCCCCAGAGATTGGGTATCCCAAGGCATCGGCTGTTTTGCCGCCAGAGGGATACTTGATTTTGCTATGGAATAAAGAACTCCAGCCCCAATATGAGGTCTATCAGCAGCTATCAGAGGTTTATAAAACCCAGGTACCGTTTCTGAATCGCGCCTATGAAGACAGCGCCACACAAGCCGCCATTCTAGATGAATTAGGGCAGAGGGCTGTTGAGTCAGGGCAGTTTAAGAATCTGGTATCTGGGTGCCTTGAAGTGGAAGTGAATTACTCAATCGATCAGTATCTGCTGTTATTGAATTCTTATTCTCCCCATTTAAAACTAGAGCCACAGCAACGACAGCAGTTATGCAACGGATTGCGGCAGGTACTGGAGCAAAATGGTGATTCAATTCAGTTGACCTATGTTTCTGCTTTTCACATCGCCCAACCAAATTAG
- a CDS encoding cyclic nucleotide-binding domain-containing protein has protein sequence MPLDALLQGLLGASSLLIGAVLGIYWKPGRAVTAAIMAFGSGTLLAAIAFDITQPVYETTGFWPILTGFVLGGVLFTAIINYIDDQGGFIRHPSSSRRVFYHHRQEATSEVLDQIAHVEMLHSLSPSEVQAIIPLLKPLSVEPGTVLCREGDPGDAMFAIVSGEADIYKGPQLVAMLGRGEMFGEMALLTGEERSASVVARTPMRLYELDKVDFDGMLTRSPHLANGLSRILARRLRETTQSKAKSREEPDEQWRQRVLDSVEVDFPLSEQQIQQLAKSSTPLAILIGTLMDNIPEALVIGFNVSSGHLSGSFLMAVFISNIPEALSSSVGMKQAGTSANRILTLWGGAVLLSGLMAMVGDFLTSFANLWVLGTAQALAGGAILSMLSSTMMPEAYELGGGTVTYSTIAGFLVGFWVVTLSMGG, from the coding sequence ATGCCCTTAGACGCACTACTTCAGGGATTGTTAGGGGCCTCCAGTCTGTTGATTGGGGCTGTTTTAGGGATTTACTGGAAGCCGGGTCGGGCTGTGACGGCGGCCATTATGGCATTTGGCAGCGGAACGTTGCTAGCTGCGATCGCCTTTGATATTACTCAACCCGTCTACGAAACCACTGGATTTTGGCCCATCTTAACCGGTTTCGTGTTGGGTGGAGTCTTGTTTACTGCCATCATTAATTACATTGATGACCAGGGGGGCTTTATCCGCCACCCCTCCTCCTCCCGACGGGTTTTCTATCACCATCGCCAAGAAGCCACGTCAGAGGTGCTGGATCAGATTGCCCATGTGGAGATGCTCCACAGCCTCTCCCCCTCTGAGGTGCAAGCCATCATTCCACTGCTCAAGCCCCTGTCTGTAGAACCCGGTACCGTGCTTTGCCGAGAGGGTGATCCGGGGGATGCCATGTTTGCCATTGTCAGTGGCGAGGCAGACATCTACAAGGGCCCCCAGTTAGTGGCCATGCTGGGGCGGGGAGAAATGTTTGGGGAAATGGCCTTACTGACTGGGGAAGAACGTTCTGCCAGCGTGGTTGCCCGCACTCCAATGCGACTCTATGAGCTGGATAAGGTTGACTTTGATGGCATGCTGACGCGATCGCCCCATCTTGCCAATGGTCTCAGCCGCATTCTGGCCCGACGCCTGCGCGAGACGACTCAGTCTAAAGCAAAATCGCGAGAAGAACCCGACGAACAGTGGCGGCAGCGGGTTCTAGACAGTGTGGAAGTCGATTTCCCGCTGTCAGAGCAACAAATTCAGCAGTTGGCCAAAAGTTCTACGCCGCTGGCTATTCTGATCGGCACCTTGATGGACAATATTCCAGAAGCCTTAGTGATTGGCTTCAATGTCAGCAGCGGGCACCTCAGTGGTTCTTTCCTGATGGCTGTGTTCATCTCTAACATTCCAGAGGCGCTGTCGAGTTCCGTGGGTATGAAGCAAGCAGGAACTTCTGCTAACCGGATTTTGACCCTATGGGGAGGTGCGGTGCTCTTAAGTGGCTTGATGGCCATGGTGGGCGATTTTCTCACCAGCTTTGCCAATCTTTGGGTGTTGGGGACGGCCCAAGCATTGGCTGGGGGGGCAATTCTTTCGATGTTGTCCAGCACGATGATGCCAGAGGCCTATGAACTGGGCGGTGGCACCGTTACGTACTCGACGATCGCAGGCTTTTTAGTGGGCTTCTGGGTGGTAACCCTTTCCATGGGGGGCTAG
- a CDS encoding rhodanese-like domain-containing protein, with translation MMPKLSAVNILSVSGRRAASRWPIASLRGLVVSFFLGLMLVACQAGWSAEPMTITPDILMTRLDSPQGLVILDVRSEAEYAEGHIPGALNIPYREIPDRLDELDGFKTHEIVLYCEVGVRAGIADLVLEQAGFQRTIPLQGDMRAWRQQGFPIATR, from the coding sequence ATGATGCCAAAATTGTCCGCTGTAAATATCCTGTCAGTGTCTGGTCGCAGAGCTGCGAGTCGATGGCCCATTGCTAGCCTGAGGGGCCTTGTGGTGTCTTTTTTCTTGGGGTTGATGCTGGTGGCTTGCCAGGCTGGGTGGTCGGCAGAACCAATGACGATCACCCCAGACATCTTGATGACACGATTGGACTCTCCCCAGGGGTTGGTTATCTTAGATGTACGATCTGAAGCGGAGTATGCTGAGGGGCATATTCCAGGAGCCCTCAACATTCCTTATCGGGAGATTCCAGACAGGCTAGATGAGCTGGATGGCTTCAAAACCCATGAAATTGTTTTGTACTGCGAAGTGGGTGTGCGAGCAGGCATTGCAGACCTGGTTCTGGAACAGGCTGGATTTCAACGAACTATCCCGCTGCAGGGAGATATGCGGGCTTGGCGGCAGCAAGGATTTCCCATCGCAACTCGTTGA
- a CDS encoding DUF3253 domain-containing protein — protein MTTVTDAAIQTCLLTLVRDRGPNKTICPSEVARTLGGDDWRTLMPRVRSVGVTLVNAGDIVVTQKGQVIDPQTAKGPIRYRLKPPADP, from the coding sequence ATGACAACTGTGACGGATGCAGCGATTCAAACCTGTTTGTTAACGCTGGTTCGAGATCGTGGCCCCAACAAAACGATTTGCCCCTCTGAAGTGGCTCGAACCCTGGGGGGAGATGACTGGCGAACTTTGATGCCTCGAGTCCGATCTGTCGGGGTAACGCTTGTCAATGCTGGAGATATTGTGGTTACTCAAAAAGGGCAGGTCATCGATCCTCAAACCGCTAAGGGGCCAATTCGATATCGCCTTAAACCACCAGCAGACCCATAA
- a CDS encoding alpha/beta hydrolase: MSEHPTANWQHQFITTNGIQLHYVTQGTGPLLLLLHGFPEFWYTWRHQIPVFAEHYTVVALDLRGYNDSDKPADASAYTMTELVRDIKGVIAGLGYERCVLVGHDWGGAIAWNMAYDYPDQVEKLIILNCPHPQRFLDGLTSSPLQLLRSAYIGFFQLPWLPETVLQMNDYQFIPQVFDAMAVNRSAISERDIQAYKTAAAKPGALQSALNYYRNLLNIPLWQREWPILEVPTLMIWGEDDPVFENALAEDTEESVRDFHLRFINQCGHWVPQEYPDLVNQYMAEFLEVSVATL, translated from the coding sequence ATGTCAGAACACCCGACCGCTAACTGGCAACACCAATTTATTACGACCAATGGCATCCAATTGCATTATGTGACCCAGGGAACTGGCCCGTTACTGCTGCTGCTGCACGGGTTTCCTGAGTTTTGGTACACCTGGCGACATCAGATTCCTGTCTTTGCCGAGCACTATACCGTGGTGGCGCTAGATCTCCGGGGCTATAACGATAGTGATAAGCCCGCCGATGCCAGTGCCTACACCATGACAGAACTGGTCAGAGATATTAAGGGCGTGATTGCAGGCTTAGGCTACGAGCGATGCGTCCTGGTTGGGCACGACTGGGGGGGCGCGATCGCTTGGAATATGGCCTACGATTACCCCGATCAGGTCGAAAAGCTGATCATTCTCAATTGCCCTCATCCCCAACGCTTTTTGGATGGGTTAACGTCTTCCCCCCTACAGCTACTGCGCAGTGCCTATATCGGATTCTTTCAGCTGCCCTGGTTGCCAGAAACGGTGCTGCAGATGAATGATTATCAGTTCATTCCCCAAGTTTTCGATGCCATGGCTGTTAACCGTAGCGCTATCAGCGAAAGGGATATTCAGGCTTATAAGACAGCCGCCGCTAAACCTGGTGCCCTCCAGTCAGCTTTGAATTACTATCGCAATTTACTCAACATTCCGCTCTGGCAAAGGGAATGGCCCATTTTAGAGGTTCCGACATTAATGATTTGGGGTGAAGATGACCCCGTTTTCGAAAATGCATTAGCGGAAGATACCGAAGAGTCTGTGCGTGACTTTCATCTCCGCTTCATTAACCAGTGTGGTCACTGGGTACCTCAGGAATATCCTGACCTGGTTAATCAATACATGGCAGAGTTCTTGGAGGTCTCAGTTGCGACGTTGTGA
- a CDS encoding translation initiation factor IF-3, with translation MRSRNPRNVPPINENIRFPEIRLIDSDGTQLGILTPRDAMKLAEEKELDLVLVSDKASPPVCRIMDYGKYKFEQEKRAREARKRQHNAEVKEVKMRYKIGDHDYNVRVQNAQRFLKAGDKVKATVMFRGREIQHTDLAEVLLRRMAKDLEEVAEIQQAPKREGRNMMMMLTPKK, from the coding sequence ATGCGAAGCCGAAATCCTCGTAACGTTCCGCCCATTAATGAGAACATTCGTTTTCCAGAGATTCGTCTCATTGACAGTGACGGTACCCAGCTGGGCATTTTGACCCCTCGAGATGCTATGAAGTTGGCCGAAGAAAAAGAGTTGGATCTGGTTCTTGTCAGCGACAAGGCAAGTCCTCCTGTTTGCCGCATCATGGATTACGGGAAATACAAGTTTGAGCAGGAAAAGCGAGCCCGCGAAGCTCGCAAGCGCCAACACAATGCAGAAGTTAAAGAAGTGAAAATGCGCTACAAGATTGGCGACCACGATTATAATGTGCGCGTCCAAAATGCGCAGCGCTTCTTGAAAGCGGGTGACAAGGTTAAAGCCACGGTCATGTTTCGGGGGCGAGAAATTCAGCATACAGATTTGGCTGAAGTTCTACTCAGACGCATGGCAAAGGATTTAGAAGAAGTCGCGGAAATTCAACAGGCGCCGAAACGAGAAGGGCGGAATATGATGATGATGCTGACGCCCAAGAAATGA
- a CDS encoding HEAT repeat domain-containing protein — protein MKSSRTDSSQLPSWQQWLLRLINLRPNEAERTLLMFAFYTATSMGILWLEVSSAALFLDEYGASSLPWIYIFSAGVGFSLSFVYSWMQRIFPLRWVIVLIAVLMALPILLFRWGLDIEPLLPITVFAIRLWMEAIYGLNDLNVAITANQLFNIREIKRTFPLVSSGNLVADVLSGFSVYLLVSLVGLKNVLLLSFLVMMVGSGILFYLSRNYEHAFPDSLKRQAEAGEEPHSAQRLRGSMGKYVLLLFSFFVLAQILMYLIEFEYLSQLELNLDIEEIAAFLGIFSGLLGLIELLTQWFTSSRLIERQGVFTVTSILPLAILGVSGLTLAGSYPVLFGPIALFFGLIILKFFDEWLRFTLVASTRPVLFQPIPDSQRTTFQSLIGGIAEPLSMGATGIFILVVIAVCDWFGWSNEFFKARIFLLFTIIGAVVWLGAILFLRSQYLGLLVMSAERGLLSVSDANLRVLKRAFIEQLEQPGSESDKRSCIELLCHIDPRGVGEILAPILPSLSPSLRRQSLEAMLDYPNRAYLSAVQQLIHTNQLPEVLALALRYVWLTENSPNIEALRAYLKPEVDPVVRGTAASLMLKHGNPREKNEATNTLRQMLTHDQERERVMGCRALGEADYLQSLRLYIPNLLQDESLRVRRALLEAIAATNLKECYPSLLKALQYKSTREAAIQALTRLGNDALEMLESLATDSYKPEILRTQAWQVMGNIGTNEALDCLIDNLLTAWGSNRRTILRILLRLFQETGLKRSQGIDAALDRLGRDGVEHLIYQELTFIGQMYGALIDLSVDEVQGREADLLRGALQDLQTDAVDRMFILLRFISPPSAIQAAQVSLQGSSASRARGLEILDNTLDIPSKRAILTLLDRRSWQEKVQVLSDSHLITYQPLTPSGRLRYLLDLRYFLSDWALACCFHLARDQRWSVTADNTISCLKHPTGFVREAVLSYLQVASPRVLSELLPLMCNDPNDLVAKQVEHLMAELQVAVPSTASNPGSAIS, from the coding sequence ATGAAATCTAGCCGTACTGATTCTTCTCAATTACCGTCCTGGCAGCAATGGCTGCTGCGCTTAATTAACCTGCGCCCTAACGAGGCAGAACGCACGCTTTTAATGTTTGCGTTCTACACCGCCACATCCATGGGGATTTTGTGGTTAGAGGTGAGTTCAGCCGCCCTATTCTTAGACGAATATGGGGCCTCTTCGCTGCCGTGGATTTATATCTTTAGTGCTGGCGTCGGCTTCAGCCTGAGTTTTGTCTACTCATGGATGCAGCGCATTTTCCCCTTGCGATGGGTCATCGTTTTGATTGCTGTGCTCATGGCTCTGCCGATTTTGCTCTTTCGGTGGGGCCTAGATATCGAGCCGTTATTGCCCATCACAGTTTTTGCCATAAGACTTTGGATGGAGGCCATCTACGGGCTCAACGATCTGAACGTTGCAATTACGGCCAACCAACTATTCAACATCCGAGAGATTAAGCGAACGTTTCCTTTAGTCAGCAGCGGCAACCTGGTAGCAGATGTGCTGAGTGGGTTTTCCGTTTACCTCCTGGTTTCGTTAGTCGGCTTGAAGAATGTCTTGCTGCTCTCTTTTCTCGTCATGATGGTGGGTTCGGGGATTCTCTTCTATTTGAGCCGCAACTACGAACACGCTTTTCCTGATTCTCTCAAACGCCAGGCTGAAGCAGGGGAGGAGCCTCACTCTGCCCAGCGCCTCAGAGGATCTATGGGCAAGTACGTTCTCCTTCTGTTCAGCTTCTTTGTGCTAGCTCAAATTTTGATGTATTTGATCGAGTTTGAATACCTGAGCCAGCTAGAGCTAAATCTGGACATTGAGGAAATTGCTGCCTTTTTGGGGATTTTCAGCGGTTTATTAGGGCTGATTGAGCTTTTAACTCAATGGTTTACGTCCAGCCGTCTCATTGAACGCCAGGGGGTTTTCACCGTAACGTCCATTCTGCCATTGGCCATTCTAGGGGTGAGTGGCCTGACCCTAGCAGGCAGCTATCCGGTTTTGTTTGGCCCGATCGCGCTCTTTTTTGGCCTGATCATCCTGAAGTTTTTTGATGAGTGGTTACGGTTTACGCTGGTTGCCAGTACACGCCCCGTGCTGTTTCAACCCATCCCAGATAGTCAGCGCACAACCTTTCAATCCCTGATTGGTGGCATTGCTGAGCCCTTGTCGATGGGCGCGACAGGGATCTTTATTCTGGTTGTCATTGCCGTTTGCGACTGGTTCGGTTGGAGCAATGAGTTCTTTAAAGCCCGCATCTTTCTTCTATTTACGATTATTGGCGCTGTTGTCTGGCTAGGGGCGATTTTGTTCTTGCGATCGCAGTACCTGGGCCTCTTAGTCATGAGTGCCGAACGCGGGCTGCTCAGCGTTTCAGATGCAAATCTGCGGGTCTTGAAGCGGGCATTTATTGAGCAGTTAGAGCAGCCTGGTTCAGAATCCGATAAGCGATCGTGCATTGAGTTGCTGTGTCACATTGATCCTAGGGGGGTAGGAGAAATCCTCGCGCCGATACTGCCGTCGTTATCGCCCTCCCTCAGGCGGCAGAGTTTAGAAGCGATGTTGGATTATCCCAATCGGGCCTATCTATCAGCCGTCCAGCAACTCATCCATACCAACCAACTCCCTGAGGTTTTAGCCCTGGCGCTTCGCTACGTTTGGCTGACGGAAAACAGTCCGAACATTGAAGCGTTGCGAGCATACCTGAAGCCTGAAGTTGATCCGGTTGTCCGGGGCACTGCGGCCTCCTTGATGCTGAAGCATGGCAACCCACGGGAAAAGAACGAAGCCACAAATACGCTGCGCCAAATGCTGACCCATGACCAGGAACGAGAGCGGGTCATGGGGTGTCGAGCCCTAGGTGAGGCCGATTATTTACAATCTCTGCGGCTGTATATCCCGAATTTGCTACAAGACGAATCGCTGCGAGTGCGGCGAGCTTTGTTAGAGGCGATCGCAGCAACTAACCTGAAAGAGTGCTATCCCTCTTTGCTCAAAGCATTACAGTACAAATCAACCCGTGAGGCCGCAATTCAAGCCCTGACACGGCTGGGAAATGATGCCCTAGAGATGCTAGAGTCCCTGGCTACTGACAGCTACAAGCCGGAGATTCTGCGCACCCAGGCCTGGCAAGTCATGGGCAACATCGGCACTAACGAAGCGCTGGATTGCCTGATTGATAACCTGCTGACAGCCTGGGGAAGTAATCGCCGTACCATCCTGCGGATTCTTTTGCGGTTATTCCAAGAAACTGGACTCAAGCGATCTCAAGGCATTGATGCAGCCCTTGATCGCCTGGGTCGAGATGGGGTAGAACACTTGATTTATCAAGAACTGACCTTTATTGGTCAGATGTATGGGGCCTTAATCGACCTGTCGGTAGATGAGGTTCAGGGGCGAGAAGCCGATCTTCTGCGAGGAGCACTCCAAGATTTGCAAACGGATGCAGTTGATCGCATGTTCATCCTACTCCGGTTCATTTCACCGCCCAGTGCCATACAGGCCGCGCAAGTGAGCTTACAAGGCTCCTCTGCCAGTCGCGCCAGAGGTCTTGAAATCTTAGACAATACGCTGGATATCCCCAGTAAGCGTGCGATCTTAACACTCCTTGATCGCCGGAGTTGGCAAGAGAAAGTTCAAGTGCTCAGCGATAGCCATCTCATCACCTACCAGCCCCTGACGCCCAGTGGGCGCCTCCGCTATCTGCTAGATTTGCGGTATTTTCTGTCTGATTGGGCTTTGGCCTGCTGCTTCCATCTGGCCCGAGATCAGCGCTGGAGCGTTACTGCCGACAATACCATTTCCTGCCTCAAGCACCCGACAGGCTTTGTGCGGGAAGCCGTATTGTCCTATCTTCAAGTCGCTTCCCCCCGTGTCTTGAGTGAACTGCTGCCGCTGATGTGCAATGATCCCAATGACCTAGTGGCTAAACAGGTCGAACATCTCATGGCAGAGTTGCAGGTAGCGGTGCCCTCCACTGCCTCAAACCCTGGATCCGCTATTTCCTAG